The following are from one region of the Georgenia sp. M64 genome:
- a CDS encoding sugar ABC transporter ATP-binding protein → MSFSLRGGERLAVLGENGAGKSTLIKAIAGVHPPDGGGLLLDGDEYAPRSPAEALAAGVSIVYQEPSYFPRLSVLENLFVGRELASRTGVLRWREVRRQAEQLFRRLELPTSLLDRQMGDLRLAEQQLVLIARAVDVQAKVLILDEPTSILTDAEASRLFAVVRTLADEGVSVLYITHRFDELSKVADRLIVLRDGRLVGELPVTAHHDEIVTMMMGREIDSSVVRPPESPGEQVLELRGYSVGGLVQDVDLEVRAGETVGLYGLVGAGRSELAMGLLGRLPTTGGTVSLNGSRFFPRSPGHAIASGVAYLPEDRKTQGIFPYMSVATNLSASVLPRLTSVADFIRARRERQVVADWIQRLRIKTSRPNAPITSLSGGHQQKVILARQLSVQPSLLILDEPTRGIDVATKVDVQRRIIEFARKGMAILVISSELPELLAVSDRIHVMRGGRIVASLTGDEMTEERVLRAAVGVQHVA, encoded by the coding sequence GTGTCGTTCTCGCTGAGGGGCGGGGAGCGCCTCGCCGTGCTCGGCGAGAACGGCGCCGGCAAGTCGACCCTCATCAAGGCGATCGCGGGCGTTCACCCGCCCGACGGCGGCGGCCTGCTGCTCGACGGGGACGAGTACGCGCCGAGGTCTCCGGCCGAGGCACTGGCCGCAGGCGTGAGCATCGTGTACCAGGAGCCGTCGTACTTCCCCAGGCTCAGCGTCCTGGAGAACCTGTTCGTGGGACGTGAACTTGCGAGTCGGACCGGCGTCCTCCGCTGGCGCGAGGTGCGTCGTCAGGCGGAGCAGCTGTTCCGCAGGCTCGAGCTCCCGACGTCGCTGCTGGACCGGCAGATGGGGGACCTGCGGCTCGCGGAGCAGCAGCTCGTCCTGATCGCCCGGGCCGTGGACGTTCAGGCGAAGGTGCTCATCCTCGATGAGCCTACGTCGATCCTCACGGATGCCGAGGCGTCCAGACTCTTTGCGGTCGTGCGGACCCTCGCCGACGAGGGTGTGAGTGTGCTGTACATCACACATCGGTTCGACGAGCTGTCCAAGGTCGCCGACCGGCTCATCGTCCTGCGGGACGGCCGCCTAGTGGGTGAGCTGCCGGTGACCGCCCATCACGACGAGATCGTCACGATGATGATGGGCCGGGAGATCGACAGCTCCGTCGTCCGCCCGCCGGAGAGTCCTGGCGAGCAGGTGCTCGAGTTGCGTGGCTACTCGGTCGGCGGCCTCGTGCAGGACGTTGACCTTGAGGTGCGCGCCGGCGAAACCGTGGGTCTGTACGGCCTCGTCGGTGCCGGACGCTCCGAGCTGGCCATGGGCCTGCTCGGTCGGCTGCCGACGACCGGCGGGACCGTGAGCTTGAACGGCTCGCGGTTTTTTCCAAGATCACCGGGTCATGCGATCGCAAGCGGCGTCGCCTACCTGCCCGAGGATCGGAAGACGCAGGGCATCTTCCCGTATATGAGCGTCGCGACGAACCTGAGCGCGTCGGTGCTGCCACGCCTCACGAGCGTCGCCGACTTCATCCGGGCGCGACGCGAGCGCCAGGTAGTAGCCGACTGGATCCAGCGTCTGCGCATCAAGACATCGCGTCCGAACGCACCGATTACGTCCCTGTCCGGCGGGCACCAACAGAAGGTGATTCTGGCCCGGCAGCTGTCGGTCCAGCCCAGCCTGCTCATTCTGGACGAGCCCACCCGGGGCATCGACGTCGCCACCAAAGTCGACGTTCAGCGCCGAATCATCGAGTTCGCCCGGAAGGGCATGGCGATCCTCGTGATCTCGAGCGAGCTCCCGGAGCTGCTCGCCGTCTCCGACCGAATCCACGTGATGCGCGGCGGACGGATCGTCGCGTCTCTGACTGGCGACGAGATGACCGAGGAGCGGGTCCTGAGGGCCGCTGTGGGGGTGCAGCATGTTGCTTGA
- a CDS encoding autoinducer 2 ABC transporter substrate-binding protein, producing the protein MLEATVKGPQHSPRARLTHGLKGPWDDDVNGRPEHHSQPARALTPGSRRTYTQGGPATVDATEQLRIFESFVQQGYDAVSVSALDPRSLDPAISAAREKGLVVITSDSDAPDSERQVMVQPASFDEVGKALVDQLVEAIGSEEGEYAIVSGAPDSPNMNGWIDAIHAYAAETYPGLEMVGGVRYTADTATALKETQDVLTAFPDLAGVLSIPSSALPGVAQAVETSGKSGEVQVVAATSPLTARKFLESGTVYSTVLWNMLDLGALTVWAMNELVEGREFQAENTVPGIDDPVIYDESTGELFLGPAMVFNKENMDDYEF; encoded by the coding sequence GTGCTCGAAGCGACAGTGAAGGGCCCACAGCACAGCCCCCGCGCCCGACTTACACACGGTCTCAAGGGGCCATGGGATGACGACGTCAACGGGCGACCGGAGCACCATTCTCAGCCCGCCAGGGCGCTCACGCCAGGGAGCAGAAGGACTTACACGCAGGGTGGGCCGGCGACGGTCGACGCGACAGAGCAACTGCGCATCTTCGAGAGTTTTGTGCAGCAGGGCTACGACGCCGTCTCGGTTTCGGCGCTTGACCCCCGGTCCCTCGACCCCGCCATCTCGGCCGCACGCGAGAAGGGGCTCGTCGTCATTACGTCCGACAGCGACGCGCCGGACAGCGAGCGGCAGGTCATGGTGCAGCCGGCGAGCTTCGATGAGGTCGGCAAGGCCCTCGTCGACCAGCTCGTGGAGGCGATCGGGAGCGAGGAGGGGGAGTACGCCATCGTCTCCGGCGCGCCGGACTCGCCGAATATGAACGGCTGGATCGACGCAATCCATGCCTATGCCGCCGAGACGTACCCGGGCCTGGAGATGGTCGGCGGCGTCCGGTACACCGCTGACACCGCGACCGCCCTGAAGGAGACACAGGATGTCCTGACGGCGTTTCCTGACCTCGCCGGCGTGCTGTCCATCCCGTCTAGTGCCCTGCCCGGGGTCGCCCAGGCCGTCGAGACATCCGGCAAGTCCGGTGAGGTGCAGGTCGTTGCCGCAACGAGCCCGCTCACGGCGCGTAAGTTCCTTGAGAGTGGGACCGTGTACTCGACGGTGCTGTGGAACATGCTCGACCTCGGCGCGCTGACCGTGTGGGCGATGAACGAGCTCGTCGAGGGCCGTGAGTTCCAGGCCGAGAACACCGTCCCCGGCATCGACGACCCAGTGATCTACGACGAGTCCACCGGTGAGCTCTTCCTCGGGCCGGCCATGGTCTTCAACAAGGAGAACATGGATGACTATGAGTTCTGA
- a CDS encoding IS110 family transposase, producing MEIAADEDEIIERVAALDIGKAEVVCCVRVPAPGRRRRQEVRRYSTMTEQLLALGDWLTEVGVTRVVMEATSDYWKAPFYLLEQTGMQTWLVNARDVKHLPGRPKTDRLDAVWLCKVAERQMLRPSFVPPVEIRQLRDLTRYRVDLIEARTAEKQRAEKLLEDAQIKVSVVVSDLFGVSGRAMMAALIAGQRDPAVLADLARGPMRRKTAQLQEALTGHFTDHHAFLLAKMLHRVQTIDADIAEVEKKIAEHLAPFVGDTLQRLDEIPGIGIAAACALIAEIGLDMARFPTPGHLVSWAKFAPGVNVSAGKIVGTTRTGRGNRYLARVLGEIAVAVGRTKTFLGARYRRLARRIGKKKAIVAIARSILVIIWHLLADPTTRFRDLGVDYYDTHINNNRRVRSHVRDLESLGYKVTLEPAA from the coding sequence ATGGAGATCGCGGCCGATGAGGACGAGATCATCGAACGAGTCGCGGCGCTCGATATCGGCAAGGCCGAAGTGGTGTGCTGCGTGCGGGTACCAGCCCCGGGTCGGCGCCGCAGGCAAGAGGTGCGCCGGTACTCCACCATGACCGAGCAGCTGCTCGCGCTGGGCGACTGGCTGACTGAGGTCGGCGTGACCCGGGTGGTGATGGAAGCGACGTCGGACTACTGGAAGGCGCCGTTCTACCTGCTCGAGCAGACCGGGATGCAGACATGGCTGGTCAACGCCCGCGATGTCAAGCACCTGCCCGGGCGACCCAAGACCGACAGGCTCGATGCGGTCTGGTTGTGCAAGGTCGCCGAACGCCAGATGCTGCGCCCCTCATTCGTCCCGCCGGTGGAGATCCGTCAGCTGCGTGATCTGACCCGATACCGGGTCGACCTAATCGAGGCACGCACCGCGGAGAAGCAACGCGCCGAGAAGCTCCTCGAGGACGCCCAGATCAAGGTCTCGGTCGTCGTCTCCGACCTCTTCGGAGTCTCCGGGCGGGCGATGATGGCCGCGCTGATCGCCGGCCAGCGCGACCCCGCCGTGCTCGCCGACCTCGCCCGCGGACCGATGCGCCGCAAGACCGCTCAGCTCCAAGAGGCCCTGACCGGGCACTTCACCGACCACCACGCCTTCCTGCTGGCCAAGATGCTCCACCGGGTCCAGACCATTGACGCCGACATCGCCGAGGTCGAGAAGAAGATCGCCGAACACCTGGCCCCGTTCGTCGGCGACACCCTCCAACGGCTGGACGAGATCCCCGGGATCGGGATCGCGGCCGCCTGCGCGCTCATCGCCGAGATTGGCCTGGACATGGCCAGGTTCCCCACCCCAGGACACCTTGTCTCCTGGGCGAAGTTCGCCCCCGGAGTCAACGTCTCCGCCGGGAAGATCGTTGGCACCACCAGAACCGGGCGCGGCAACCGATACCTCGCCCGGGTCCTCGGTGAGATCGCCGTCGCGGTCGGCCGCACCAAGACCTTCCTCGGTGCCCGCTACCGCCGACTGGCACGCCGAATAGGCAAGAAGAAGGCAATCGTCGCGATCGCAAGGTCGATCCTGGTGATCATCTGGCACCTGCTCGCCGATCCAACCACCCGCTTCCGAGACCTCGGCGTCGACTATTACGACACCCACATCAACAACAACCGCCGCGTTCGCAGCCACGTCCGCGACCTTGAATCCCTCGGCTACAAAGTCACCCTCGAACCCGCCGCCTGA
- a CDS encoding LacI family DNA-binding transcriptional regulator, with product MGQADGGRRVSYRALASTAGVSVSTISRYLAGQLQLTAETEARVRAAIEETGFLPRALTMPRNGNRRTTGIVVPHLGNSYYGRLAESLVRAADAQGLSAIVTSTMDNPHKQFDYVFLMEEFGVKGILYAGNYRTNAALAHAIGEGIPIVVVDEEIGMLPPVDAVLVDDYAGAFQATTFLCSQGHRSFAFLGGPASLRSTQERKRGFDDVLRRHGINPDDQVTLLGSFTEEFGVAAMSRVFSSEVQCTAVFAASDVIALGVLRAAASLGLSVPDDFSLVGFDDIPEARHVTPQLTTVRTPLDLMAKTAVTALTERMEGRGEEPRTVQVPVTLQIRESVRSVV from the coding sequence ATGGGACAGGCGGACGGGGGCAGGCGCGTGAGTTATCGCGCACTCGCCAGCACGGCGGGTGTGTCGGTGTCGACGATCTCCCGATACCTTGCCGGACAACTCCAGCTGACCGCTGAGACCGAGGCGCGCGTACGCGCCGCCATCGAGGAGACCGGGTTCCTGCCGAGGGCGTTGACCATGCCAAGGAACGGGAACCGCAGGACGACCGGCATTGTCGTGCCCCACCTTGGCAACTCCTACTACGGACGCCTAGCGGAGAGCCTCGTCCGCGCCGCCGACGCCCAGGGTCTCTCTGCCATCGTCACCAGCACCATGGATAACCCGCACAAGCAGTTCGACTACGTGTTCCTCATGGAGGAGTTCGGGGTGAAGGGGATCCTGTATGCCGGCAACTACCGCACCAACGCCGCCCTTGCCCACGCCATCGGGGAGGGCATTCCGATCGTCGTGGTCGACGAGGAAATCGGGATGCTGCCGCCTGTTGACGCCGTGCTCGTCGACGACTACGCGGGGGCGTTTCAAGCCACGACGTTCCTGTGCTCCCAAGGGCACCGGTCCTTCGCATTCCTTGGCGGCCCGGCGAGCTTGCGCTCCACGCAGGAGCGCAAGCGGGGGTTCGACGACGTCCTGCGACGCCACGGCATCAACCCCGATGATCAAGTGACGCTCCTCGGCTCATTCACCGAGGAGTTCGGAGTGGCCGCGATGTCCCGCGTCTTCTCGTCGGAGGTGCAGTGCACCGCGGTCTTCGCGGCGAGCGACGTGATCGCGCTGGGCGTCTTGCGCGCAGCGGCCAGTCTCGGGCTGTCCGTCCCGGATGACTTCTCCCTCGTCGGGTTCGACGATATCCCCGAGGCCCGCCACGTCACGCCGCAGCTCACCACTGTGCGGACGCCCCTGGACCTGATGGCCAAGACGGCCGTCACCGCGCTGACGGAGCGCATGGAGGGGCGGGGCGAGGAGCCGCGCACCGTACAGGTCCCGGTGACCCTCCAGATCCGGGAGTCCGTGCGCTCGGTCGTGTGA
- a CDS encoding ADP-ribosylglycohydrolase family protein, which yields MTSPTDTLIVPGSAPGRAALEDRIHGSLAMAVIGDALGAPTEQRSIDQIRARFGGRVERFHAPPQDSPFAKGRAAGQFTDDSSQMILLAEALVAGGGTITARAVADMLIEWSGKPEYFPHFAGPSTRRAIAALKGGADPELVGAQGVETTEGASNGGSMRVAPAGLVWPGDPAAAVEEAATTCRPSHFTSVGVSAAAAVAGAVSVALCDGVTIIDVVRAAVWSAERGAAIGATRGREVAGPSVARRIELAAEIGASASSLDVATRRIADVIGAGLPAAEAVPAAIGLFVAAGGDPWWTVVAGANVGDDTDTVACMAGSIAGALHGIAGVPRDRYAEVQVANGVDLADLARRLTVVAHLPVG from the coding sequence ATGACCAGCCCCACTGACACCCTGATCGTCCCGGGTTCGGCGCCCGGACGTGCGGCGCTCGAGGACCGCATCCACGGCTCCCTCGCGATGGCCGTCATCGGTGACGCCCTCGGCGCCCCGACGGAGCAGCGCAGCATCGACCAGATCCGCGCCCGGTTCGGCGGCCGGGTCGAGCGGTTCCACGCCCCGCCCCAGGACTCGCCGTTCGCGAAGGGCCGCGCGGCGGGGCAGTTCACCGACGACTCGAGCCAGATGATCTTGCTTGCGGAGGCCTTAGTCGCGGGCGGCGGGACGATCACCGCACGTGCTGTAGCGGACATGCTGATCGAGTGGTCGGGCAAGCCGGAGTACTTTCCTCACTTTGCAGGTCCGAGCACCCGCCGGGCGATCGCCGCGCTGAAGGGGGGTGCGGACCCTGAACTAGTCGGGGCGCAGGGCGTCGAGACGACCGAAGGGGCGTCCAACGGCGGGTCGATGCGAGTGGCACCCGCTGGCCTCGTCTGGCCTGGGGACCCCGCGGCCGCGGTCGAGGAGGCGGCGACGACTTGCCGCCCGAGCCACTTCACGAGCGTCGGCGTCTCGGCGGCGGCTGCGGTCGCCGGCGCGGTGTCGGTGGCGTTGTGCGATGGTGTCACCATCATCGACGTCGTGCGAGCGGCGGTGTGGTCCGCGGAGCGGGGGGCGGCGATCGGTGCCACGCGAGGCCGCGAGGTCGCCGGTCCGTCCGTCGCCCGCCGGATCGAGCTCGCCGCCGAGATCGGGGCGAGCGCGTCGTCGCTGGACGTCGCGACGCGGCGGATCGCCGACGTCATCGGGGCGGGCCTGCCGGCCGCCGAGGCCGTCCCGGCAGCAATCGGACTGTTTGTCGCCGCCGGTGGTGACCCGTGGTGGACCGTGGTCGCAGGGGCCAACGTGGGCGACGACACTGACACGGTCGCCTGCATGGCGGGCTCGATTGCCGGCGCCCTGCACGGCATCGCCGGAGTGCCGCGGGACCGCTACGCCGAGGTCCAAGTCGCCAACGGCGTGGACCTCGCGGACCTCGCGCGTCGCCTGACCGTCGTGGCGCACCTTCCCGTCGGTTGA
- a CDS encoding carbohydrate kinase family protein, which translates to MSTSEIQVPTGRHLDPNSTVSDLLPALPAPREHDVVVVGDTGVDLMVRVDALPGRDEKAIGEHLGVFGGGMGANFAVAATRALPGARLALVSRVGSDAFGRQCLADLEARGVDTRHVHVEQGGVTWWCAVALDATGEKALLGARTPASLPRRTDVSLDLLQGTRLLHVLGDISFSAELIDIARLHGALASVDIEGSFVRDDTARARQLATDADIVVTNAGGARGLTGFEDPALAAADMLRVGVPGRARLVVLTLGSGGALVVHGDGTGAWRALRQPARPVGVVDSTGAGDSFAGTFVACLLAGHPIGPTMARAAEAAAVTLGVVGSRGALLTTA; encoded by the coding sequence ATGAGCACGTCGGAGATCCAGGTCCCGACCGGTCGCCACCTCGACCCGAACAGCACCGTGAGTGACCTCCTGCCTGCGCTGCCAGCACCGCGAGAGCATGACGTCGTGGTCGTGGGTGACACCGGCGTCGATCTCATGGTGCGGGTCGACGCCCTGCCCGGCCGCGATGAGAAGGCGATCGGCGAGCACCTCGGTGTCTTCGGCGGTGGCATGGGCGCGAATTTCGCCGTCGCGGCCACCCGCGCCCTTCCCGGCGCCCGGCTCGCCCTCGTCTCACGCGTGGGCTCGGACGCCTTCGGGCGTCAGTGCCTTGCGGACCTCGAAGCGCGCGGCGTTGACACGCGGCACGTCCACGTCGAGCAGGGGGGTGTCACGTGGTGGTGCGCGGTCGCGCTCGACGCCACGGGGGAAAAGGCGCTCCTCGGCGCGCGCACACCCGCGTCGCTGCCCAGGCGCACCGACGTTTCGCTCGACCTGTTGCAGGGCACACGTTTGCTACACGTCCTAGGCGACATCTCGTTCTCGGCGGAACTCATCGACATTGCCCGTCTGCACGGCGCACTCGCTAGCGTCGACATCGAGGGGAGTTTCGTCCGGGACGATACCGCGCGGGCGCGGCAGCTGGCGACGGACGCCGACATCGTCGTGACCAACGCCGGCGGCGCGCGCGGGCTCACCGGATTCGAAGACCCCGCTCTGGCCGCGGCGGACATGCTCCGCGTCGGAGTCCCCGGACGGGCTCGCCTGGTCGTCCTCACGCTCGGGTCCGGCGGGGCGCTCGTCGTCCACGGGGACGGCACAGGCGCGTGGCGCGCGCTACGGCAGCCCGCTCGGCCCGTAGGCGTCGTAGATTCCACGGGCGCGGGCGACTCGTTCGCGGGGACGTTCGTGGCCTGTCTCCTCGCCGGTCACCCGATCGGTCCGACGATGGCGAGGGCGGCGGAGGCCGCCGCCGTCACCCTCGGCGTCGTGGGCTCGCGGGGTGCCCTCTTGACCACAGCCTGA
- a CDS encoding urease accessory protein UreD has product MDSQLLLEFAALPGGTSLVRRRFSWPFFVARELRSREFPEASVVTLQSASGTLNSGDRTTARFVVGAGAHAMLRSQGAPSVHRATGDAAAAEVTDVLVGAAGVFDHVPEPRILFPGAIYEQTTTVRLSDGGRALLGDAVIALQGESGRSFRRYTSELRVYLGDELVVHDTNSTGPWDRMPGRVARFIAVGQVVAIAEPGCRLPIVGPEFGGRDCYIAGMRLPNDAGVLVRIAATSGRELREVAERVAAAMRAALARPPKPAAATATRGTSVLAAVGRSA; this is encoded by the coding sequence GTGGACTCCCAGCTGCTGCTCGAGTTCGCCGCCCTGCCGGGCGGGACGAGCCTTGTCCGCCGGCGGTTCTCCTGGCCGTTCTTCGTGGCCCGGGAACTCCGCTCGCGGGAATTCCCCGAGGCGTCCGTCGTCACGCTGCAGAGCGCGTCGGGCACCCTGAACAGCGGTGACCGGACGACGGCGCGGTTCGTCGTCGGTGCGGGCGCCCACGCCATGCTGCGCTCGCAGGGAGCGCCGTCCGTCCACCGTGCCACGGGTGACGCAGCCGCGGCTGAGGTTACCGACGTTCTGGTGGGTGCCGCCGGAGTGTTCGACCATGTCCCGGAGCCGCGCATCCTCTTCCCCGGAGCGATCTACGAGCAGACGACGACGGTGCGGTTGTCCGACGGCGGACGCGCGCTGCTCGGTGACGCCGTGATCGCCCTGCAAGGCGAGTCGGGCCGGTCGTTCCGGCGGTACACGAGCGAGCTGCGCGTCTATCTGGGGGATGAGCTGGTCGTCCACGACACGAACTCGACCGGTCCCTGGGACCGCATGCCGGGCAGGGTCGCCCGCTTCATCGCGGTCGGCCAAGTCGTCGCGATCGCCGAGCCCGGGTGCCGGCTTCCCATCGTGGGGCCTGAGTTCGGCGGCAGAGATTGCTACATCGCCGGGATGCGACTGCCGAACGACGCCGGTGTCCTCGTCCGAATCGCGGCGACGAGCGGACGCGAGCTGCGCGAGGTGGCCGAGCGCGTCGCCGCGGCGATGCGGGCCGCCCTGGCGCGGCCCCCCAAGCCGGCCGCCGCGACAGCCACCCGGGGGACGTCGGTCCTCGCTGCGGTGGGGAGGTCCGCATGA
- the ureG gene encoding urease accessory protein UreG, whose translation MNVLPAARVGIGGPVGSGKTALVESLIPALQALGLSVSVITNDLVTDEDARRVRASGVIDPERVAAVEAGACPHTVIREDPTLNLDAMDRMLAQHPDTDIVLLESGGDNLASTFSADLVDYWLFVIDTAGGGDIPRKRGPGVVRCDLLVINKSDLAPYVGVDIEQMEREALEVRRGKPVVVTSCRTATGVQEVVDHLCENVLFQ comes from the coding sequence ATGAACGTGCTACCCGCTGCTCGGGTGGGCATCGGTGGACCCGTGGGGTCCGGGAAGACCGCCTTGGTCGAGAGTCTGATCCCGGCCTTGCAGGCGCTCGGCCTGTCGGTCTCGGTGATCACCAATGACCTCGTGACCGACGAGGATGCACGGCGCGTGCGGGCCTCGGGCGTCATCGACCCCGAGCGGGTCGCCGCCGTCGAGGCGGGGGCATGCCCGCACACTGTCATCCGCGAGGACCCCACGTTGAATCTCGACGCGATGGACCGGATGCTCGCGCAGCACCCGGACACCGACATCGTGCTGCTGGAGAGCGGGGGCGACAATCTCGCGTCGACGTTCTCGGCCGACCTCGTGGACTACTGGCTCTTTGTCATCGACACCGCTGGCGGAGGGGACATCCCACGCAAACGTGGTCCTGGTGTGGTTCGGTGTGACCTGCTCGTCATAAACAAGTCCGACCTCGCCCCGTACGTCGGGGTCGACATCGAGCAGATGGAGCGCGAGGCGCTGGAGGTGCGCCGCGGGAAGCCGGTCGTTGTGACCTCTTGCCGCACCGCGACGGGCGTTCAGGAGGTCGTGGACCACCTGTGCGAGAACGTGTTGTTCCAGTAG